A stretch of the Pedobacter sp. MC2016-14 genome encodes the following:
- a CDS encoding putative zinc-binding metallopeptidase, whose amino-acid sequence MDKIKYTFGFLVLLTILAACKKEEVLTPSELAIEYQLPQGNHDYDNTLVELNNKYGSFFLYKFSAVDFGYTPVYAPSNFGDTYVADIADESYVGKVLTFVQKNWLSYYSDAFLKANLPFKVLLAQNMRSKTSASTKYAVLSNYNQMTLSYFGPDFDLLTAAQKKTYVNSMHTEFFNFIFNRGKIDIPADFGAVTSYTTAATATNYYALGYVSYVVALQADKLNKDFLSYIALITSKTKAELDATILSPTTDTAGLIRKKYDFIINYYKTKYNIDLQAIGNAGVVN is encoded by the coding sequence ATGGATAAGATAAAATATACATTTGGTTTCCTCGTGCTACTTACCATACTAGCTGCATGTAAAAAAGAAGAAGTATTAACGCCAAGTGAACTGGCCATTGAATACCAGCTGCCACAGGGAAACCACGATTACGACAATACCCTGGTAGAGCTGAACAATAAATATGGCTCCTTCTTTTTATACAAATTTTCGGCTGTAGACTTCGGTTACACACCCGTTTATGCACCTTCCAATTTTGGAGACACCTATGTTGCTGACATTGCTGATGAATCTTATGTAGGGAAAGTATTAACTTTTGTACAAAAGAACTGGTTAAGCTACTATAGCGACGCCTTTTTGAAGGCTAATCTTCCTTTTAAAGTATTGCTGGCTCAGAATATGAGGTCAAAAACATCAGCTAGTACAAAATACGCAGTGCTGTCTAACTACAACCAAATGACCTTAAGTTATTTTGGGCCCGACTTTGATTTGTTAACCGCCGCACAAAAGAAAACTTATGTAAACAGCATGCATACAGAATTCTTCAATTTTATTTTTAATCGAGGTAAAATTGATATCCCGGCAGATTTTGGGGCAGTTACCAGTTATACTACAGCAGCAACAGCAACAAATTATTATGCATTAGGATATGTGTCATATGTGGTCGCCTTACAAGCTGACAAACTAAATAAGGATTTTCTTTCTTACATCGCGTTGATTACGTCTAAAACTAAAGCAGAACTTGATGCTACAATTCTTAGCCCTACAACTGATACCGCCGGTCTGATTAGAAAGAAGTATGATTTTATCATCAACTATTATAAAACAAAATACAATATAGACCTGCAGGCCATTGGCAATGCTGGTGTTGTAAACTAA
- a CDS encoding RagB/SusD family nutrient uptake outer membrane protein, with protein sequence MKTYYKYIVLICLALSSFSCKKGFLEESSQDMVRPTTTEALNQLMTGEAYTLSGITHDYSELLSDDIQANYDANTIVVAALNKFSPVFTWEKNMIDRLLEVNASSPNIWYNYYIHIKGCNVVLDYVDKVSGSQAEKDNIRGQALALRSYYYLMLVNFFGKPYTGTAVNPETDLGVPLILTAEVSDAPISRATVKQVYSQLESDLLTAIPLLDANGAGNSIYKFNATAARLLLSRIYLYMGNWDGSINYTNQVIAKKPGLKNYNEITGTAYPINGALVSPEVIWGFGSLTEVSSLPFGNQQVAKASFTASDDLLNSFEPNDIRLTYNFANSVYVTSTLNAYKSKSGKFATSGNVNSKAFRTAEAYLNRAEANIQKAIQGNAGAINSALADLNLLRSNRIKTANYAPITISDPQALYTFYKAERRRELSLEDHRWFDLRRWGMPSIQHTIQVTAGAPTTVTLQQNDSRYTLGIPSEALNRNTNLVQNP encoded by the coding sequence ATGAAAACTTATTATAAATATATCGTACTGATTTGCCTTGCCCTAAGTTCTTTTTCATGTAAAAAAGGCTTTTTAGAAGAGAGCAGCCAGGATATGGTTAGGCCAACTACCACAGAAGCCTTAAATCAGTTGATGACTGGTGAAGCTTATACTTTATCTGGCATTACACATGACTACAGTGAACTATTGTCTGATGATATACAGGCAAACTATGATGCCAATACCATTGTTGTAGCTGCGCTGAATAAATTTTCACCAGTGTTTACCTGGGAAAAAAACATGATAGACAGGTTGCTGGAAGTCAATGCGTCAAGCCCTAATATCTGGTACAATTACTACATCCACATCAAGGGCTGTAACGTAGTGCTTGATTATGTAGATAAAGTGAGCGGAAGCCAGGCAGAGAAGGACAATATACGCGGACAGGCCTTGGCACTTAGGTCTTACTATTACCTTATGCTGGTTAACTTTTTCGGTAAACCTTATACAGGTACGGCAGTAAACCCTGAAACAGATTTGGGTGTGCCTTTAATTTTAACAGCAGAGGTTTCAGATGCACCAATTTCCAGGGCTACAGTAAAACAAGTATATAGCCAGTTGGAAAGCGATTTGTTAACAGCCATCCCTTTACTGGATGCCAATGGGGCCGGAAACAGTATTTATAAATTTAACGCTACTGCTGCACGTTTACTTTTGTCAAGAATTTACCTGTACATGGGCAATTGGGATGGAAGTATTAATTATACCAATCAGGTTATAGCCAAAAAGCCAGGTTTAAAAAACTACAATGAAATTACTGGTACAGCCTATCCAATTAATGGTGCGCTCGTTTCACCAGAAGTGATTTGGGGTTTTGGAAGTTTAACCGAGGTTAGTTCGCTTCCTTTCGGGAATCAGCAGGTCGCAAAAGCTTCATTTACAGCTTCGGATGATTTATTAAACTCCTTTGAACCTAACGACATCAGACTGACCTATAACTTTGCAAATTCAGTATATGTTACCTCGACCTTGAATGCGTACAAATCAAAGTCGGGCAAGTTCGCCACATCAGGAAATGTAAATTCTAAAGCGTTCCGCACTGCAGAAGCTTACTTGAACAGGGCAGAAGCAAATATCCAAAAAGCAATTCAGGGAAATGCTGGAGCTATTAACAGTGCATTGGCTGACTTAAACCTACTTAGGTCTAACAGGATTAAAACAGCCAACTATGCTCCAATAACCATTAGCGATCCGCAGGCATTGTATACTTTTTACAAAGCAGAACGCAGGCGTGAACTGTCCCTTGAAGATCACCGCTGGTTTGACTTGCGCCGCTGGGGCATGCCATCTATACAACATACCATTCAAGTAACAGCAGGTGCGCCAACCACAGTAACGCTTCAGCAAAATGACAGCAGGTATACCCTTGGTATCCCTTCAGAAGCTTTAAATAGAAATACTAACCTGGTTCAAAATCCTTAA